The Ruminococcaceae bacterium R-25 DNA segment ATACGACCAATTGTGCAGGCGATACCGCAAGAATCATATCGATCGACAGCGAAGGTGTCATGAGCGAAAAGTTCACGGGCATCGTTACAGGCTATAAGCCCGCAAAGCTCGGCGCAGTAAGCCTTATAAAGGATGAAAAGTCACTTTGGGATGAAGACCGCATAAAGGAAATGGCCTTCTATGGCAACACGGCTCTGGCCCTGACCGACAGCGGCAGACTTATATATGACCTTACGAACAGCCAGCTCACAGGCGTTGTAAATGCCAAGGACAGGTTCGCACTTATCGATTCCAATGATTCAGGCGTTGTTGCTGTCGCTACGGACGGCACGATCTATTATTCACAGGACGGCAAGAACTTCTCGAGCGTCTACGAACCCGAAAACCTTACTCTCGGCCAGAAAGTCTGCGGTATCGGAAGTTCCGGGCAGATCTCCGTTGTCTGCTATAAGGACGGTACTGTAGTTACTGTTGCAGCCGGCAATATTGCCCAGTCAAACCTCCCAGGTTACGATGCGACTTCTTTTGTTTCTGACGGAAAAAGGTTTCTCGCAACTGACAGCAGGGGAAATGTTTATTCTTCCACCAACGGAATGGTTTTCGAGAATATCGGCGTGTCCGAAATGATCAAGGACAAGACAAATATATTGACAGCTGCCACTTCAGGCGTTTTCTGCTTTGTTTCTGACAACTCAAATGCAGTTATCGTTAAGTCAGAAGATAAGGATTTCCGATTCGAGGAGATCGAACTCGCAAAAGCAACAGGATCTCCCGTAAGCTCCGTATACCTTACCAATTCCGGACTCATAATCGCCGGAACTACTGACGATAAAGCTTATGCAATTAATATCAAGACAGCAAGGACCGTAAATCTTACTTCTGAAAACGTTGTTGTCGAAAATATAATCGGCGTAAACGGTGACAAGGTCTACTACGATTCAGGCAAGGGGATCTATAAGTCCCAGATCCTCTCGGAATTATCACTCGAAGGCAACCTTGAAGGCATCGACATCATTGCTGACGACATCCTTGTCGCAGGACATTTAGGAAGGGCAGCAGGCGGTGTGATCAGCTCATCTGACAGCAGGGATTATGCTTGGTCAGTATCAGATGATTCGACCTGGGCTGTTTACGGCAAGGGAACTAATGTAATTACTACAGACAGGGCATACAGCGGCAAGTACGGCGCAAGGATCACAGGAAGCGGCAGCGATGTTCACGCCCTTACACAGACCCTGCCCGGCAAGGCAAAAGATAACTTCATGCCCGGCACATTCTACAGATTAAGCCTTTACGTTATGTCTGATAAAGCTCCCGAAAAGGCTTTCTGCTGGCTCGAGGGCGAGGGCTTCGGAAAATACGGTATTGAACTTACCGGAGTCGGTAAGAACTATAAGCTCTACAGCTATGTTTTCGCGGTTACTGACCAGATGGCAGATGCAGAAGAGGTAAGGCTCTCGATAGCTTTCGAAGGCACAGGATTTATCCTCGTAGATGACGTCTTCTTAGGTCCTGACAGCTACAGCACTGCAGGCGTTCCGCAGTATTACGCAGATACTTTGAAATCAGGAAAACCCGCTGCCATGAGGCTTAATAACCTTAACATCGGATGCAACGGCTTTGCCGAAACCTCAATGTACCTCTCATCTATCGATTCTGTGTCGAGAGATATTAGCGGTACTTCCAGCAGGACCGAATACAGTAATGAGAACAGCAGCATTTTCGATAAGCAGAACCAGTCGGTAACTGTCTCACTCGAAGACAGCTTAAGACTCGTAAAGCAGTGCTCTTCGACTCCGTGGTTTGTAATAGGACCTTATGTAAACCAGGATGATATCGATAAGCTCCTGGAATATCTGTGCGGCTCACTGACTTCGGAATACGGCGGCCGAAGGATCGATAACGGCACGGCTCTTCCGTGGAGCAGACAGTTCTCCAGATTCTATATTGAGATCAACGACAGCGGAAAAGTATTTAAGAGCGATATCCAGAAGGCTTCTTACGTTAACTATGTAAAGTCCATGTTCACCCAGTCCGAGTATTTCAGCGATATCAAGGATAAGACATTCTTCCTTGACGGCATGGAATACAGCGGCGGAACCATGATGTCTGATGCCGATTACCACACAATGGATGTCAGCCTTATCGCGAATGACACCTCAGCAACATATATCGATAACATAAGGACCAGCTATATCCTCGCGCAGTATGAGGCTCCTCACGTCATTTCCGGTGCCAAGAGCGGCGAGTATATAAAGACATTGAAGACCAGCGGTACAAACTGCGGAAAGATAATATCAGCGATTATTACGTCCGAAGCTGATTTTGCCGACATGATCCTTTTCGACGCCTCCGTAAACTTCGTGCCTTCTAAATATGCCGGCAGTGAAATGTTCATAGGCAAAGAGGAATTCGTCAACATGATGACCGTATCAGGCATAACGACTGTATTTGCGGGATTTGACGAACTCTACATCGATATTAAAGAGCCTCTTGATACGAGCGTTCCCGTAAGCGTAGAGCAGTTTATGAGCAATGTCACGACCGCATGCTTTTCAAAGGGAAATAAGGCTTATATCGTTGTTGCAAACTCATCATCTGTACAGCAAAGTTTCCTCATCAATGACAATAAATTAGGGCGTTCCGACAGCGTGATCAGGCGTTACGACGACAAGGGCAGGCTCATAAACGAGAAAAAGATGAGATCTGACCATCTGCGTCACATCCTTCAGCCGGGTGAATTCATTATCGTTGAGGTTGATCTGAAGTAAGATCCTTATTCGCCGTCGAAAAGCTTTAAGAACTCTGAAGGTGCCTTGGAGGCGGCTTTTCTCCACATTTTGCAGATCTTAACAGCGGTTTTCTCGTCTTCTACCGTAACTGTTGCAGAAAAAGGCTTTCCGTTGTTGTCGGTTGCGAGGTTTACCTTGAATTTTCCGCCCTCGATAAGCTCCATGGATGCTTTTGTTCCGGAATTCTTGCTCATCTCATTCCTGATCTCTTCTGCCGCGTCGTTAAGGTTTTCGATAAGGCCGGCGCTCAGAGATGAGATAAGGTCGTTTAAAACGGCTTTTCCGCCGTCAGTAAGGGTCAGATTCTCGGTCGAGCCCAAAGCTTCGCCCGTGAAATCTCCCGATTTGCTCTTGTCCATGAGATTGCCTGATATCAGCTCCTCGTATGATCTCGAGAAGGTGAAAAAGTCCGTATATAGCGATTCCATGCACTTTTCCATCAGGAGATGGTAGCTCACGCCCGGAGCCCTGTCGACCAGATAGAGTATTTGGATCTTTGATTCCGCTATCGAAATATCAGACATCTTGCATTCCTTTATTTTTCGTTGTTTTTTGTAACAATTACAAGCCTAATTATACTCGAAAAGAAAAAAATACGGGTGTATACTCTGAATGATTTTTGAATAATACCTGTAAGGAGAGTTTAAAATGATTACATTTGATTACCAGAACGCCCTCGATTTCATCGGCGGTGAAGAGGCAGTCGCTAGAATGGAGCCCCAGGTAAAAGCCGCTTCTGATATGCTTCACAAGAAGAACGGCCCCGGAAATGATTTCCTCGGATGGCTCGACCTTCCCACAAACTATGACAAAGAAGAATTTGCACGTATCCGCAAGGCAGCTCAGAAGATCAGAAGAGATTCTGACGTCCTCATCGTTATCGGTATAGGTGGTTCTTACTTAGGCGCAAGAGCCGTAATCGAGCTTCTCGGCCACTCTTTCGCTAACGCAGCATCCAAGAAAGTAAGAAAGAGCCCCCTCATCCTTTTCTGCGGTAACTCCATCAGCGCTACATATCTTGCAGACATGATGGACATCATCGAAGGCAAGGACATCTCAGTCAACATCATCTCAAAGTCCGGCACAACAACAGAGCCTGCTATCGCTTTCCGTATTCTCCGTGCTTACATGGAAAACAAGTACGGCAAGGAAGGCGCTAAGGAGAGAATCTATGCTACAACCGATAAGGCAAGAGGAGCTCTTAAGGGCTTAGCAGACGAGGAAGGCTACGAGAGCTTCGTAGTACCTGACGACGTAGGCGGCAGATTCTCCGTCCTCACAGCAGTAGGTCTTCTTCCTATCGCAGTTGCAGGCATCGATATCAGAGAGCTCATGAAGGGCGCTAAGGACGCTTCCAAGGCTTACAAGAAGCTTCCTATGTCCGAGAACCCTTGCTATCAGTATGCTGCAGTACGTAACTGCCTGCTCCGTTCCGGCTATTCCACAGAGGTTATGGTTAACTACGAGCCTTCTTTCCACTACATGACAGAATGGTGGAAGCAGCTCTACGGTGAGTCTGAAGGTAAGGACAGAAGAGGTATCTTCCCGGCAGGCGTTGATAACACAACAGACCTCCACTCCATGGGTCAGTTCATCCAGGACGGCGCAAGGATCATGTACGAGACAGTCGTTCAGATCGACCAGCCCAGAAGATCTTTCGAGATCCCCAACGACAAGGACAACCTTGACGGCCTTAACTTCCTTTCCGGCATGGACATGAACGAAGTTAACGCAAAGGCAATGCAGGGCACTATCCTTGCTCACGTTGACGGTAAGGTTCCGAACCTCCTGATCCACATGCCTGACCAGACAGCTTACTCTCTTGGTGAGCTCATCTACTTCTTCGAGAAGGCTTGCGGCATCTCAGGTTACCTCCTCGCTGTAAATCCTTTCAACCAGCCCGGCGTTGAAGCTTACAAGAAGAACATGTTCGCTCTTCTCGGCAAGCCCGGCTACGAAGACCAGAAGGCAGCACTCGAGGCAAGACTTAACAAATAAAATAAGGCAAGCAATTGCTTTGAACTTTGAACAGACGGGGTCCGCTAAATTGGCGGGCCCTGTTCTTTTTCTGTCAAAAACCGCGCTGATCCCCCATGATGACCACAGCCCGATCTGTTTGCCCACTATGGCAGCTTACATTTCGAGCCGACAAAACCTCCGAAAACCGACAAGGAAAACCGACAAGGTTTCTCTGAAAAACCGACAAAACGTGCCTGGTTCCGACAAAAACCTACAAGGAACCGACAAAAAAGCCCCAAAAAACAACGAAAAAACCGACACGAAACTATGTGTTTTCTTATTGTGTATTTTGCCCCCGCGCGGCGTTTGAATATCCTCTTTATTACTTGTATAATAAACGCCGAAAATTCCATTGAAGAATGAGGTAGATACTATGATTTCCACACTCGAAAACGGCGCTTGGTTATTGAATGGCGTAGAACTCATCGAAGATTCCGGCAATGCGGCTGAAGCGGTTGCCGCTAAGACAGGCAAGGCTGCTGACAAGGTTCAGGCTAAGCAGGGTACGATCGCTTACGGCATCTTGAAGGATCACAACACATCAGGCAACATGGATCAGCTTAAGATCAAGTTCGACAAGCTGACTTCACACGATATCACATACGTAGGCATCATCCAGACGGCAAGAGCTTCGGGCTTGGAGAAGTTCCCGATCCCTTACGTTCTTACTAACTGCCACAACTCACTTTGCGCAGTTGGCGGTACGATCAACGAGGATGACCACATGTTCGGTCTTACTGCTGCCAAGAAGTACGGCGGTATCTATGTACCTCCTCATCAGGCAGTTATCCACCAGTATGCAAGAGAAATGCTCGCTACATGCGGCGGCATGATCCTCGGTTCTGACTCACACACACGTTACGGTGCTCTCGGTACCATGGCTATGGGTGAGGGCGGACCTGAGCTCGTTAAGCAGCTCCTTTCCCAGACATATGACATCAAGATGCCTGACGTAATCGCTATTTACCTCACAGGTGAGCCGATGAAGGGCGTAGGTCCTCAGGACGTTGCTCTTGCTATCATCGGCAAGGTATTCAACACAGGCTATGTAAAGAACAAGGTAATGGAGTTCGTAGGCCCCGGTGTTGCAAGCCTCTCTGCTGATTTCAGAATCGGCATCGATGTTATGACAACTGAGACAACATGCCTTTCTTCCATCTGGCAGACAGACGAGAAGACAAAGCAGTTCTTCGAGATCCACGGCAGAAAGAACGACTACAAGAAGCTCGATCCTGCTGACGTTACTTACTATGACGGCGCTGTTATCGTTGACCTCTCTACGGTCAAGCCTATGATCGCTATGCCTTTCCACCCATCCATCGCTTACGAGATCGACTACGTTAATGCAAATCTCGAGCAGATGATCCACGAGACAGAGGAGAGAGCAAAGGTATCCTTCGGCGACAAGATCGAGTACTCACTTAAGAACAAGATCGTTAACGGCAAGCTCATGGTTGACCAGGGTATCATTGCAGGATGCGCAGGCGGCGGATTCGAGAACATCTGCGCTGCAGCTGACATTATGAAGGGCACATACATTGGCGCTGATAAGTTCACGATGTCCATCTATCCTGCATCAACACCTATCTACATGGAGCTCGTTAAGAACGGCGTTGCCGCTACACTCCTTGAGACAGGCGCTATCCTTAAGACAGCATTCTGCGGACCTTGCTTCGGTGCGGGCGATACACCTGCAAACAATGCATTCTCCATCCGTCACTCCACAAGAAACTTCCCGAACAGAGAAGGCTCCAAGGTTCAGAGCGGCCAGATCTCTTCCGTTGCACTCATGGACGCAAGATCCA contains these protein-coding regions:
- a CDS encoding glucose-6-phosphate isomerase, coding for MITFDYQNALDFIGGEEAVARMEPQVKAASDMLHKKNGPGNDFLGWLDLPTNYDKEEFARIRKAAQKIRRDSDVLIVIGIGGSYLGARAVIELLGHSFANAASKKVRKSPLILFCGNSISATYLADMMDIIEGKDISVNIISKSGTTTEPAIAFRILRAYMENKYGKEGAKERIYATTDKARGALKGLADEEGYESFVVPDDVGGRFSVLTAVGLLPIAVAGIDIRELMKGAKDASKAYKKLPMSENPCYQYAAVRNCLLRSGYSTEVMVNYEPSFHYMTEWWKQLYGESEGKDRRGIFPAGVDNTTDLHSMGQFIQDGARIMYETVVQIDQPRRSFEIPNDKDNLDGLNFLSGMDMNEVNAKAMQGTILAHVDGKVPNLLIHMPDQTAYSLGELIYFFEKACGISGYLLAVNPFNQPGVEAYKKNMFALLGKPGYEDQKAALEARLNK
- a CDS encoding aconitate hydratase, whose amino-acid sequence is MISTLENGAWLLNGVELIEDSGNAAEAVAAKTGKAADKVQAKQGTIAYGILKDHNTSGNMDQLKIKFDKLTSHDITYVGIIQTARASGLEKFPIPYVLTNCHNSLCAVGGTINEDDHMFGLTAAKKYGGIYVPPHQAVIHQYAREMLATCGGMILGSDSHTRYGALGTMAMGEGGPELVKQLLSQTYDIKMPDVIAIYLTGEPMKGVGPQDVALAIIGKVFNTGYVKNKVMEFVGPGVASLSADFRIGIDVMTTETTCLSSIWQTDEKTKQFFEIHGRKNDYKKLDPADVTYYDGAVIVDLSTVKPMIAMPFHPSIAYEIDYVNANLEQMIHETEERAKVSFGDKIEYSLKNKIVNGKLMVDQGIIAGCAGGGFENICAAADIMKGTYIGADKFTMSIYPASTPIYMELVKNGVAATLLETGAILKTAFCGPCFGAGDTPANNAFSIRHSTRNFPNREGSKVQSGQISSVALMDARSIAATAANKGVLTPATAFTGELNNYAYTFDDKIYKNRVFDSKGVADPNTEIQFGPNIKDWPKMEALPENLVLQVVSEIHDPVTTTDELIPSGETSSYRSNPLGLAEFTLSRKDPEYVGRAKAIQKAETTLVEGGHPCQAVDGLHDVMQVVKSIVPFEKADTKIIGFGSCIFAVKPGDGSAREQAASCQKVLGGWANIANEYATKRYRSNLINWGMLPFIIEKGDLPFANLDYILFPGIRTAVETKADTIKAIAIKGNETKEFTLTLGDLTDRERQIILDGCLINFNRQK